A region of the Acanthopagrus latus isolate v.2019 chromosome 18, fAcaLat1.1, whole genome shotgun sequence genome:
GTATGCAGAGATGGTGTTACAGAAGCCATTAGACAGAGAGACGAATCCGCATCTGTCTCTAAAGCTAATAGCTGTCGACGGTGGAACTCCGCAGAGATCTGGTACAGTAAACATAGATATCACTGTTCTTGATGCCAATGACAACGCGCCTGTATTTAATCAGTCTGTGTACAAAGCTACAGTGATGGAGAACTCTCCCAGAGACACTTACGTCACCACCGTTATGGCTACTGACGCAGATTTTGGCTCAAATAATATAGTGACGTATTATTTCTCAGATCTCAATAGTGGACTGAATGGTTTGTTTATGATTGATGAAAGGACTGGTGTAATTTCAATAACCGGATCTGTTGATtatgaaaaagacaagaaatatGAACTTCGGATTCAGGCAAAAGATCAGGGAGGTTTAACAGATTCAAGTAAAGTAGTAATTGAAGTAATTGATGTAAATGACAACGCCCCAACTCTTAGCGTCATGTCATTCACCAGTCCTGTGTCAGAAGATTCCCCTACTGGAACAACTATTGGCATTAtaaatgtaaaagatcttgattCCGGTGAAAACGGACAAGTTAACTGTAGAATCGAACAAAACGCACCTTTCAAGATTAAATCTAATTTGAGGAATTACTACACTTTGGTAACAGACAATGTATTAGATCGTGAACGTGTTTCAGAATATAACATCACTGTAGTAGCAACAGATGCAGGaatgtctcctctctccacaaAGAAAACCTTTCATTTAAAGGTCTCTGATGTGAACGATAATGCTCCAGTGTTTCCACAGAGTGTTTACAATGCGTTCATCTCAGAGAACAACTCTCCTGGTGTTTCTGTTCTCACGCTGAGAGCTAAAGATCCTGATGAGAACCAAAACGCCCGAATATCTTATATCCTGGAAGATGCAAATATCGGTGCGTCTCCAGTTTCTGAATATGTTTCTATAAATGCAGAGAGCGGAGTGATACATGCAGTGCGTTCATTTGATTATGAGCAgatcaaacagctgcagctcgtCGTGAAAGCGCAGGATGGAggctctcctccactcagcagtaacgtgagtgtgaaaataatgatccaGGACCAGAACGACAACCCTCCTCAGGTTCTGTACCCGGTCCAGACTGGAGGCTCTGTGGTGGCTGAAATGGTGCCTCGTTCAGCAGATGTGGGCTATCTGGTGACTAAAGTGGTGGCTGTTGATGTGGACTCTGGACAGAATGCCTGGCTCTCCTATAAACTgcagaaagccacagacaggGCGCTGTTTGAAGTGGGCTTACAGAATGGAGAAATCCGAACTATCCGCCAGGTGACTGATAaagatgctgtgaaacagagactgactgttATAGTGGAGGACAACGGGCAGCCCTCTCGTTCTGCTACAGTCATTGTTAACGTGGCGGTTGCAGACAGCTTCCCGGAAGTGCTGTCGGAGTTCACTGACTTTCCTCACGACAAGGAGTACAATGACAACCTGACTTTTTACTTAGTGCTGGCTTTGGCTGTAGTGTCCTTCCTGTTCATCACGTGTTTAGTGGttattatatcagtgaaaatctacagatggagacagtctcGCGTCCTGTATCACTCCAGTCTCCCTGTGATTCCATACTATCCTCCACGTTACTCAGACACTTTGGGGACAGGGACTCTCCCACACGTGTACAACTACGAGGTGTGCAGGACGACTGACTCCAGAAGGAGTGACTGTAAGTTCGGCGGAGCTGGTAGTCAGAACGTGTTGATAATGGACCCCAGTTCTACAGGGACGATGCAGCGGATACAGAGTGAGAAGAGCATCCTGGATGAACCAGACTCTCCTCTGGAGGTCAGTTAAACAGTTCAAATTCACATGCggtctctgtgtttgtcattcggtattttcactttcagcaccttggacagcGTCGCAGTCAGTTTGTATAGAATGGCATGAATTCTTCCCCTGCACTGTGTAAAAGTCACCCTACAGCTTACTCTTCCTATTGGCAACATGTTCTACCATTTAACAGAAATCCTCTCATAgatgctttgtcttttttttcagacattaaTAATACGTTAACGACTTTTTCATTTCCATATTAGGTTTTCTGTAGCGTAACTCCTTATACAACAATGCTTTGTTCTGGCGTTGcataacattgttttcatgatcaAAACCTTTCTTTTTATCCCTACAATAACGATTGCTTAGCTTATATGCGTGTTTTACTGCGTTTGAGAACGGGAGTTTCATGTATTCAGGTGGATCGGCTGAGTTGTTGGAACATTGTTGAAACTGATGACGTcactgtcttttctcttctccctctaATTAGGCgcatgtttcattttttcccttttcattgcATTCGTTATGATGACGTGTTGAATTGATACTTGCTTTAATTTAcaaataatgtgattttgtATGGTATAAAAACCAAACTATTAAACATGTTACTCGTATGAGTCTCATGTACAGTGTTGGTTCTGTGTTCTCAGCCTGGTGTTCACTCTTTAGACTCTGAGGGACGCTGTTGGtcaatgaaatattttctgtgttgtgtcgTCATTCAGTCCATCCCCTGACTGACTGCACAGTAAAGAAGGCTCTCTGTGTTTAATCGAGGTTTGAGGCGCTAAAGAGAGAACATGGTCTCTCAGACTTACATGTAAACGTGGTTGACGTCTTGAGATATTACCGGGACACATTAGAGACTCTCAATCATCATATCAAGTGGATATAAATCgcccttttctattttttt
Encoded here:
- the LOC119007678 gene encoding protocadherin gamma-A10-like gives rise to the protein MARGISAYTRCVKWRFGCGQNWHFVFFLFYVTSMVSGHIRYSIPEEMKKGSLIGNVAQDLGLDLRRLRSGRARIVTGESIQYTELKTDKGILVVKERIDREQLCGDVTPCSFSFEVILENPMELHQITVEITDINDHSPSFKRDKILFDISEIANAGARFSLTSAEDPDVGVNGLREYFLSENDNFVLKQNSNADGKKYAEMVLQKPLDRETNPHLSLKLIAVDGGTPQRSGTVNIDITVLDANDNAPVFNQSVYKATVMENSPRDTYVTTVMATDADFGSNNIVTYYFSDLNSGLNGLFMIDERTGVISITGSVDYEKDKKYELRIQAKDQGGLTDSSKVVIEVIDVNDNAPTLSVMSFTSPVSEDSPTGTTIGIINVKDLDSGENGQVNCRIEQNAPFKIKSNLRNYYTLVTDNVLDRERVSEYNITVVATDAGMSPLSTKKTFHLKVSDVNDNAPVFPQSVYNAFISENNSPGVSVLTLRAKDPDENQNARISYILEDANIGASPVSEYVSINAESGVIHAVRSFDYEQIKQLQLVVKAQDGGSPPLSSNVSVKIMIQDQNDNPPQVLYPVQTGGSVVAEMVPRSADVGYLVTKVVAVDVDSGQNAWLSYKLQKATDRALFEVGLQNGEIRTIRQVTDKDAVKQRLTVIVEDNGQPSRSATVIVNVAVADSFPEVLSEFTDFPHDKEYNDNLTFYLVLALAVVSFLFITCLVVIISVKIYRWRQSRVLYHSSLPVIPYYPPRYSDTLGTGTLPHVYNYEVCRTTDSRRSDCKFGGAGSQNVLIMDPSSTGTMQRIQSEKSILDEPDSPLEVS